The sequence below is a genomic window from Glycine max cultivar Williams 82 chromosome 20, Glycine_max_v4.0, whole genome shotgun sequence.
ggaATGGGGAACAAAGAAAGATGCGACTAATTGTAATATCTTGATGCCCGACTAAAAGTAAACAGTTATCTCTCAAATTTAATCATGGGTGAAGAGTTACGTATATTTGGTAGCATTTATCctctataaaatatttattaagcaTTTACTATActatcttttaataatattttcacgTTGTCAAATACTttgattaatttctttttttatctgaaAAATTTCTATATTGttacaattaaatatttattatttttctttcatttttctaaaaaatataatataattatcaatttaacatgttttcatagttatgaaaaatattacaaattttattcaatcctttataatagaaaataattaattatagacataaaataagataaattgtgttttagtctctctaaacaaataattatatataacaggCAAACATGACTCCCTTGTTACCAAAATACAACTTCcggtcttttatataaaaaaaataaattagaccCTTTTTTTATCTTggttataagaaatataaaaatatatcgctttcaaatataaattagacCCTTTTTTGTATTGTTAATTTTGCGAAATCTATTAATGAAATGTTCacttattgattaaaaatatttcctaaattacgaaaaatattattaaataactaCCACTTAAATCATTTGTCCTATGAATATTCATGAAATAGTATATAAATTTATGGCATTATTAATTAgaattaactaatttaattacttttgtgTTGTACCGTTtcattttatgtaaaaataaataataaaattaattttataaaattatcattctgttttatcttattttttttatctgtataaaaaatcctaaaataacACTTATTATAAAAGGAGAGAATAAAACCAAGGtggtatataatatatataccacAAGTAATTAATTAGCGTGGAGTAAGTTAACAAGTCTTGAATATAATAATGACTTTAAATACTCAAATAGTGTACTTGGAAAGAGCAGGGTAGGAAGATTTATCACACCCTTAGGCCCAACCCCATAGGgcaaatgtttatttatttatttataaagtttTAAACTTTTGACTTACACAGAGCAGGCCaaccaattaaataataaaGGGTAAAAGTGACAAATGGATAAGAGCAGAGAGAGGAGAAAAGTTTCACCAAACCTTGGCTTAACACCATCACACCACCACTattgtattattatatattcttctCATTCCATTCACTTCTTCTTTCACAATTACACCCAAACCcaatcctcttcctcttcccacAAATCGTGACACATTTCTCTCTTTCCCTTCTCTATTCCGCGCGATTCGCAAACTCCCAGATTGAGACCCGCCCGCGCGCAAATTGAAGAAGAGAAGGCCAAAAGATTTGATCTTTCAATCGAGGGGTTTCTGGGGTGTCCGAGGATGAGGCTCAACGGTGAAATCTCAAGTGGAGAAGAAGAGGAGAAACAAACGGGAACGACGACGTTTTCGTCGCAGAAAGTGGTCGTTGGCTACGCTTTAACGtccaagaagaaaaagagcTTTCTGCAGCCAAGTTTCACTGGCCTCGCACGGTAACAACTATTTGCCTTTCACCTTCATCTGCATGCATATTTACAAgggtcttttattttattttttttcatgttttcttttttgggttttgtttggttttcttgttttgatCGATCTTTTTACTTGTTTCGCGTTAAAGTGGCTTTTGCTTGCAGTGGTGGGGTTCACAGCCACACTTGTGTCTTTGTCTCTGTAGCATGTAATGTAATGGTGGAGCAATTTCTGCACCATGCCTAATGGCTATCACTGTCGTGAGTCGAACCTGGGCAACtgcgttttttctttttttgttatttcttaaatttattttaaacttaccCATTTTGTTCATGCGTATCTGACATGTCTTGGCCTTTTCtcaattctaatttaaattgGAATATTCCAACATTTATGCCGTACTCTCCTTTGGAGTTGTCCACATGGACAACCCAAGCGCAAATCTTAGTACATGGTTTTGtattcttaatttaaattaattcacaTAGGTTGCTTCTCTGGAATGTTAAATTTACATTATTGTCCACAAATGTTTTAGTCTGTTGTCTGTTCACTGAAAAGACTACTGCCAACTGGGCTTCAGAATCAGAATTAGAGGAAATTTAATTACGTCAGTATAGCTTGTGCATATTACTCCATTCAGTATTATTGTGAATTTTTTCgattaaattgaattattattCATTACCCAAGTTCTGTAAATGTTAAACaaggaaaatataatttaatggttattattttcatatattttaaaatagtgtTAATCTTGACCTGTATCAGTGAAGTACTAACTAATTAATGAATGATTTGATGAAATTATCCTGTAAAAATTATGTAATGGTGTAAGAGTAATTTCGGCTTACACTGGTAAAAGTGAATCCTTTCTCATAATTGAAAGTACCATCATATAGACAGATTTATAAAGTTTTACATTGATGAtcctatatttttttagcaaTCATTAGTTTACATCATGATTAGCTTGATATCTACTTttgaaatatatgaaaataaaaacaatttgattatattcttatttttgttcaattttcccAAAACAGCTTGTTATAATTCAAAGATTTGAATGATAAAAATCATACCATATTCCATATAAAGCTATTTAATGGATCAATGTTACTAGGTTAAACCAATAAACCaatctctctttatatatatcaaGTAAGAGTGTGAGGCATGATAAGAGTTAATCTTGATCATTTAATCTTGCTTGGATAATCAAGATTAGTTtgaggtaaaataaattttgataattttgtcTGGTCTTTGTAATATTactatgaaatatatttttggttggcAGTATATCTGAATAAAACTACTAATAAACTTGTTTGCTATTATCTTGACACTCTTAATAGTGATGtgtaaaaaatatgtatgatgCAGGAACAGGGGGATAAACTTTGTTGCTATTGATCTAAACAAGCCACTGCTAGAACAAGGTCCTTTTGATATTATCTTGCATAAGGTCTGTGACATTTCTTTcagcattttattattattgacgtTTGACATTGttcatatatgattttttttttgtggagaTTTCATTTATGGTTTTTCTGAATTTGTGGTTCAATAACAGGCTATTAGCATTTTAAGATTTACTTCTGATTCCCTCTTCTCTGTATTATAATCTGACTGGCAATTTGTTCTTTCCAGTTGTCAGGGGAGGAGTGGTGTGAGATTATTGAGGTTTGTGAACTCCTGACACTTCTACCCACTTTCACATTGTGATAGCAGTTTTGcattgcttttttatttttcgttaCACACATTCATGACATTGCATGAAAATTGTTAGTATCCTTAGTCTGGGAATTAAGCATGAAATGGCAGTGATGGACTGGACAACCAAATCTTCCAGATTCTTAAGAGCTTATTATTGTCTGACATAATTTGCAGAGTTCATGCTCTCCTCATCATGAATCATGATCAGATAGTTGAAATCAGTCCCCAAGTGTTCAAACAAGTGAGGATTTACTTTTgtgattaatataaataatttggtTAGGCATGGCTGGAGTTTGTTGCCAAAGAACAAATTATTATCTCTATCTGTTATTTGGTTCTTTGTTTCTTagttaaaaatgttgtttctttAAATAGTTCACTACTTCAGTACTATGGCATGGAAAACAATTTTCATATAGGTTAAAAGCCAATAATGCTGCACACCAAATGCATCCATTTCCTAAAAAGGTTTGCTTGACAGTTTAATGAGATGATAAATTGCAATATTGGTCTTTTTTTGCTACAATTTCATAGCTAACTGAAAATGCGTAATCAGTGATTGTTTCATGCTTTCTAAATAATCtgtaaagtttttattttgatggAGCTAATTGgatcttttttccctttttaattttgaaggaTTATAGGCAAAAACATCCAGAGGTAACTGTCCTTGATCCTCCGGATGCAATCCAACATTTACACAATCGCCAATCCATGCTGCAAGATGTGGTGGATCTGAACTTATCTGATTGTCATGGTAACTTGTTTACTTCAATTTACTAGAATAGAACAATAAAAACTCCTACTGAAAGTTTCAGGATAGTACATTAACTACTGTTGTTTTTCAGGCAAGGTTGGTGTTCCACGTCAGCTAGTTATCCCAAAAGAGAAAGACCCCTCTAGTATCCCTTACGAAATCACTAAGGCTGGGATGAAGTTGCCATTAGGTATGTATCTTTGTTTAATCTTCTTCCCCTGTTCATTGTTTCTAGGGATGGATCTAAATTTCCATTTAAGCCACATATTGGCATGCGTTCAGTCAACCTCTGTGTTGGGTTTGAATGAAAATAGCTCAGAATATTTGAATGGACTTTAAAGAACCTTGTTTGTACCTATTTAATGTTATAATGTTATGTTTTGCGAGCTCAGATATTCCGTTATAATGTTGTGTTATGAGCTGAAGTTTGTATTTAGTTAGTTGACTAATGCTGGTCATCTGTCTTGTGTTTAATTATGTGTATCTTAAAATtcgtactttttttttgtatttttcagtTGCAAAACCACTAGTTGTGGATGGCACTGCAAAGTCACATGAACTATTTCTTGCTTATGATGAATTCTCTCTTTCAGAGCTTGAACCTCCACTAGTTCTACAAGAGTTTGTCAATCATGGTTTGTGAACTGATCCATAGACCATGATCTTTTTGTGTTCAATTTACATTGTTATCTAATCTctttatttgctttttttttttggtttggggTTGACAATACAGGTGGTCTTCTCTTTAAGATTTACATTGTTGGGGAAACCATAAAGGTTGTGAAGCGTTTCTCTCTTCCTAACATCAGTAAGCATGAGGTATCAAAAGTTGCTGGTGTATTCCGTTTTCCAAGAGTTTCATGTGCAGCCGCTTCTGCAGATGATGCTGATTTAGATCCTAATATCGCTGGTGAGACTACTCTTCGCCAACCATAACAAAAAGtggaacatttttttaaagacaattctattacctttcatttttctttcttcttctttttccaatACTGGATATGCCAATGGTGTGCTTAGTTATAGactattgttgtatattttacgTCCCACTTGATATGTATGTCCCTTCTAAAGCTTTATAAAGGCACTGAATGGTTGAGACCGTGAAATCATGTATATTGACTCATTACAGAGTGAATCCCATTGTGCTGCAACCACTACCTGTTTCCCCTCCATCTTTCAAGATGCCTTTTATGTAGTTTGGTGACTGTGTGAGTTACTAAATGCATCTAATTGCTTTGGCCTTAATGGCTTGAACTAGTGACTGATTTCTACTGTGACACTTTTGTTACAGAACATCCGCCAAGACCTTTATTGGAGAGGCTTGCGAGGGAGCTCCGCCATCGATTGGTATTGTTgtcatttcttattttcttccatttccagtcatttttcatttttagatgatatactaaaattaaattgtcTCTAGGGACTGTGCTTGTTCAACATAGATATGATTCGAGAATATGGAACCAAGGATGTGTTTTACGTCATTGACATCAACTACTTTCCCGGCAAGTATAACTTGTTGCATTTAAGCACTTCACATTAGTCTATGATTGTGTTGGTGCATAACTAATGTGGTGTGCT
It includes:
- the LOC100779381 gene encoding inositol-tetrakisphosphate 1-kinase 3 isoform X1 — protein: MRLNGEISSGEEEEKQTGTTTFSSQKVVVGYALTSKKKKSFLQPSFTGLARNRGINFVAIDLNKPLLEQGPFDIILHKLSGEEWCEIIEDYRQKHPEVTVLDPPDAIQHLHNRQSMLQDVVDLNLSDCHGKVGVPRQLVIPKEKDPSSIPYEITKAGMKLPLVAKPLVVDGTAKSHELFLAYDEFSLSELEPPLVLQEFVNHGGLLFKIYIVGETIKVVKRFSLPNISKHEVSKVAGVFRFPRVSCAAASADDADLDPNIAEHPPRPLLERLARELRHRLGLCLFNIDMIREYGTKDVFYVIDINYFPGYGKMPDYEHVFTDFLLSLVQSNCKKKLAT
- the LOC100779381 gene encoding inositol-tetrakisphosphate 1-kinase 3 isoform X2, with translation MNHDQIVEISPQVFKQDYRQKHPEVTVLDPPDAIQHLHNRQSMLQDVVDLNLSDCHGKVGVPRQLVIPKEKDPSSIPYEITKAGMKLPLVAKPLVVDGTAKSHELFLAYDEFSLSELEPPLVLQEFVNHGGLLFKIYIVGETIKVVKRFSLPNISKHEVSKVAGVFRFPRVSCAAASADDADLDPNIAEHPPRPLLERLARELRHRLGLCLFNIDMIREYGTKDVFYVIDINYFPGYGKMPDYEHVFTDFLLSLVQSNCKKKLAT